In Candidatus Jidaibacter acanthamoeba, a single genomic region encodes these proteins:
- a CDS encoding DUF3857 domain-containing protein, with the protein MKSKCISFLNFFSPVICMVILLSNAAEARWATYDDASIEINKYNVIETVNKDGTNESIIEEEKTILKEHGRDYAANYVIKYNGDSSKVTILEAKTIYQGKEYKVDQDMIEDKPLASSHQGFDQQRQILIAYPKAEIGAKIYIKYKISENKVPLANTYFSRAIFGLQGYEKESNIEIRSELPLKYYANDPNKALKITQLKENNLSVIKIKLIKPLYTETIGEPTENTIINNKYITSVSISSLDTWEEVGTRFGKDYSRVITRPLPKAFEEIVSEVKKSNLTEKEQIERVISLLNDKVRYMGDWRTVNGRMIPRDLDKVATSQLGDCKDFSASTAAILNKLGFKARVTLVMRGIMRQSYDEPLPNIYSFNHAMLKVIGKSREVYWIDPTNFQSMADGIFPDIAGKKVLVLDTKEPSYETIPEIDPNHSQMIKNNIMELKSDGAIFDTGSLTIKGEERLQFSGMGLYFSKKAIEDFLFRAISKNHLTDEEKKSIEVPDLTKREVRDITVKYSYEHKNSTFKTNLGQALTLSSEWLRSFTNVAHDQIGDIMVGPPITLKRSTVLKDMKVKNIQSLNYEIKSPWLYFKRECKNKGKDIEIFDTVKILKTFITGEQLNSEEYKNLKQGIERNIQKAALIFTE; encoded by the coding sequence ATGAAAAGTAAATGTATTTCATTTCTTAACTTTTTTTCACCAGTAATATGCATGGTTATTCTTTTAAGTAATGCGGCGGAAGCAAGGTGGGCGACTTATGACGATGCGTCAATTGAGATTAATAAATATAATGTAATTGAAACTGTTAATAAAGACGGCACGAACGAAAGCATAATTGAAGAAGAGAAAACTATACTAAAAGAACATGGACGCGATTATGCCGCAAATTATGTGATTAAATATAATGGTGATAGCTCTAAGGTTACCATATTAGAAGCAAAAACGATTTATCAGGGGAAAGAGTATAAAGTAGATCAGGATATGATCGAAGATAAGCCTCTGGCAAGTTCACATCAGGGATTTGATCAACAAAGACAAATTCTAATAGCTTATCCGAAAGCTGAAATCGGAGCAAAAATTTATATAAAATATAAAATCAGTGAAAATAAAGTGCCTTTAGCTAATACTTACTTCAGTAGAGCTATCTTCGGTTTGCAAGGGTATGAAAAAGAATCTAATATAGAAATTAGGTCTGAACTTCCTTTGAAGTATTATGCTAATGACCCGAATAAAGCTTTAAAAATTACTCAGCTTAAAGAAAACAATCTCTCGGTAATTAAAATAAAGTTAATAAAACCGTTATATACTGAAACTATCGGTGAACCTACTGAGAACACTATAATAAATAATAAGTATATCACTTCTGTATCAATTTCGAGTTTAGATACCTGGGAGGAAGTCGGAACCCGCTTCGGAAAAGATTATTCCAGAGTAATTACCCGGCCTTTACCTAAAGCTTTTGAAGAGATCGTAAGTGAAGTAAAAAAAAGTAATTTAACTGAAAAAGAGCAGATTGAAAGAGTGATTTCCTTACTGAATGATAAGGTGAGATATATGGGAGATTGGCGTACGGTAAATGGGCGTATGATACCTAGAGACTTAGATAAAGTAGCAACAAGCCAGTTAGGAGATTGTAAGGATTTCTCGGCAAGCACTGCCGCAATTCTGAATAAACTGGGTTTTAAAGCAAGGGTAACATTAGTTATGAGAGGGATTATGCGGCAATCATATGATGAGCCGTTACCTAATATTTATAGTTTTAACCATGCAATGCTTAAAGTGATCGGGAAGAGCAGGGAAGTATACTGGATTGACCCAACCAACTTTCAAAGTATGGCTGACGGAATATTCCCTGATATTGCAGGTAAGAAAGTTCTGGTTCTGGATACGAAAGAACCAAGTTATGAAACTATACCTGAAATTGATCCTAACCATTCGCAGATGATTAAAAATAATATAATGGAGCTTAAAAGCGATGGTGCTATATTTGATACTGGAAGTTTGACCATTAAAGGTGAAGAGCGTTTGCAGTTTAGCGGGATGGGTTTATACTTTTCGAAAAAAGCAATAGAGGACTTTTTATTTAGAGCGATTAGTAAAAACCATTTAACCGATGAAGAAAAGAAAAGCATAGAAGTTCCCGATCTAACCAAAAGAGAGGTAAGGGATATAACTGTTAAATATAGCTATGAACATAAAAACAGTACTTTTAAAACTAATCTAGGTCAGGCTTTGACACTCTCTTCGGAATGGCTTAGGAGCTTTACCAATGTAGCTCATGATCAGATCGGAGATATAATGGTCGGGCCGCCGATAACTTTAAAACGTTCTACTGTGTTAAAAGATATGAAAGTAAAAAATATACAAAGCTTAAATTATGAAATAAAGAGCCCTTGGTTATATTTTAAAAGAGAATGTAAAAATAAAGGCAAAGATATTGAGATCTTTGATACGGTTAAAATACTAAAAACCTTTATTACCGGTGAGCAGTTAAATTCTGAAGAATATAAGAATTTAAAGCAAGGTATAGAAAGAAATATACAAAAAGCAGCGCTGATATTTACGGAATGA